In the genome of Methylococcus sp. EFPC2, the window CAGCATCAGATTGCCGAGGCGGATCAGCGCCTGCTGCCGAGCTTCGACGCGGTAGGTTTCCAGATCTTCGTCGGGCACACCGGCCAGTCTCAGCCTCCCTTCGAAAGGCGCGACAAAGGCATGTATCAGCCAGACGTCGGCCTTGGGAGCAATGAGCATCGCCATCTTCAGCGCGGCGATGGAGTGAGGGGAAAAGTCGACCGGAACGAGCACGCGTCGATAGCCTTCACGCGCCGGGCGCTTGACGACGAGCGTGGGCCTTATGCTCATGCGCAGCAGCCTGTCGGCGGTCGTGCCCAGGATCAGGTCGCGCAAGGGATTCAGTCCACGCGCGCCAAGCACCAACAGATTGGCTTGCTCGGCGGCCGATAATATTTCCTCCAGCACATTGCCTACCGCCACCCGTGCGCTCGCGGGCACAGGGACCGTCTTGGCCACATCCGACCTCGCTTCCTCCAGTTGGCGCTGGGCCGCGCCGACCAGTTTGGCTTCGGCCTCGTCGTGCGAGCGGAGCAGTTCGCGCACCGCCTTCAGCGACGACAAGTCCACGACATGCAGCAGATCGAGCCGGCCCTGATGTTCCGCCGCCAGGCTGGCCGCCCGGCCTGCGGCGTTCCCGGAGTCCGCCGAAAAGTCCGTGGCTACCAGGAACGACCGCGGCGTTTTCCACTGTGCTTCCGCTTTGCGCGGGCGATGGGATACCTTTCCTGTTCCCGCGCCGGAGACATGGCGGCGCAACTTCTTGTATCCGCGGATCACGGTCTTTTCGATTTCCGCGACCACGAAAACCAGTGCCCCGGCGAACGCCACCCTCAGCCACTCGTCGAGCGACAGGTCGGTCGAACCGAACAGCGCCTGCAGCGGCACGGCATGGGTATAGGCGAGTTGCAGCGCCGCGCAAGCGGCAATGGCGATCAACACATAGCGGTTGCCGAAGATGCCTTCCAGCGACAGGGAGGTCTTGTACAGGTAACGGCTGCTGATCAAATAGTACATTTCCGCCCCCACGACCGAGCTGACGGCCATGGTGCGCGCGGTTTCCAGGCTGGAGCCCCGGTCCAGCTCCCAGAGGAACAGGCCCAGCGACCCCGCCATGATGAGCACGGAAACCATCAGCACGCGCCAAGCGAAGAACCAGGACAGCAGCGACTCACGAGCGTCGCGCGGAGGACGCCGCATCACGTCCCGCTCGGCATGTTCGAATGCAAGAGCCAAGCCCAGGGTGCTGGAGGTCACCATATTGATCCACAACACCTGCGCCGGGGTCAGCGGCAGCGCCAGTTCGAACAGGATGGCGGCGATCACCACCAGAGCTTCGCCGCCGTTGGTCGGCAGCATGAACAGGATGAATTTGCGGATGTTGTCGTAGATGCCCCGTCCTTCGCGCACGGCGCTGCCTATGGTGGCGAAATTGTCATCGGCCAACACCACGTCCGCCGCTTCCTTGGCCGCCTCCGTGCCCTTTAGGCCCATGGCCACGCCGACGTCCGCGCGCTTCAGCGCCGGCGCGTCGTTGACCCCGTCGCCGGTCATGGCAACCACCTGGCCCGCCGCCTGCAGGGCCTGAACCAGGCGCAGCTTGTGCTCGGGGCTGGCGCGGGCGTATACGTCCACATCCAGCACCACCTCGCACAGCCTGGCGTCGTCCATCCCCTCGATCTCGGCGCCGGTCAGAGCCGGCTTGTGTCGGCCGATGCCCAGTTGCTCGCCGATGGCGCGGGCCGTTTCGACATGATCCCCGGTAATCATCTTGACCCGGATACCGGCGCTGTGACATGCCGCCACGGCGGCCATGGCTTCGGCCCGCGGCGGATCGATGATACCGACCAGTGCCAACAGGGTGAAGCCGGTTTCCAGGTCTGCAAAGTGCACTTCATGCTGCGACTCCTCGGCGGGCCTCGCGGCGATCGCCAGCAGGCGCAAGCCATGCGCCGCCGCCTCGCTGGCGGCGCGATGCCAATACTCGGGGTGCAGCGGCGCGTCGGACTCACCGCCCTGCCGGTCGCACATCGCCAATATGCGTTCGGGCGCTCCCTTGACGTAGAGGACGCCTTTGCCGACCACGTGGTCGTGATGCAGCGTGGCCATGAGTCTGTGTTCGGACTCGAACGGTATGGCGTCGGTGCGCGGCCAGATTTCACGCTCCCATTCGGGGTCGATCCCGGCCTTGATGGCGAACGCCAGCAGAGCACCCTCGGTGGGATCGCCGACCACCTGCCAGCTCCCGTCGGCCTGCCTGCGCAACCGTGCATCGTTGCACAAAACCGCGGCGCGGCCTATTTCGACCAGATCCGGACGCTCGCCACCGGTAACGGCCGCGTCTCCCAGGTGTATGCCGCCGTCCGGGGCATAGCCCACCCTACTCACCTCGAATACATGAGTAGCGGTGATCACCCGTTGCACGGTCATCTCGTTGCGGGTCAGGGTACCGGTCTTATCTGAGCAGATGACGGTTACCGATCCCAGCGTTTCCACCGCCGGCAGATGGCGGACGATGGCTTTGCGGCCGGCCATACGCCGCATACCTAAGGCCAAGGTAATGGTCATGATCGCCGGCAAGCCTTCCGGTATGGCCGATGCCGCCAGCGCCACGGCCATCATGAACATCTCGTCGGCAGGATGCCCGTGCCACAGCACGCCGACCGCGAATGTCGCCGCAGACATCACCACGATGGCCAACGCCAGCCAATGCCCGAAGCCGGCGATCTGGCGCAGCAAGGGGGTGGTCGCCGCCTGCACCTGCTCCAGCATCGCGCTGATGCGCCCCAGTTCGGTGTCGATACCGGTCGCCACCACTACGCCCATGGCCTGTCCGGAAGCGATCAGCGTGCCCGAATAAAGCATGTTGGTGCGATCGCCCAGCAAGGCGTCGCTCGGCACGGGAGCGATGGTCTTCTCCACCGTCTCGGATTCGCCGGTGAGGATGGCTTCGTTCGCGCGCAAGCCTTTGCCCGCCACCAGACGCAGGTCGGCGGGCACCTTGTCGCCGGATACGAGCACCACGATATCGCCAGGCACCAGGTCTTCGGCGTCGATTTCCATACGCTCGGCATCGCGTATGACCGTCGTGCGCAGCGACAACATGCCGCGTATCGCATCCATGGCCTGTTCCGCCTTGCCTTCCTGAATGAAGCCGATGATGGCGTTGACGAAAACGGCAGCCAGCAGCACGCCGGTGTCGACCCAGTCGCCC includes:
- a CDS encoding HAD-IC family P-type ATPase, whose translation is MATTGEAFPNQPTVDWHASDADDVVERLRSDLHRGLMPAEVRRRLKQYGRNRLPSPPGRPAWLRFILQFHNVLIYVMLVAAATTALLGDWVDTGVLLAAVFVNAIIGFIQEGKAEQAMDAIRGMLSLRTTVIRDAERMEIDAEDLVPGDIVVLVSGDKVPADLRLVAGKGLRANEAILTGESETVEKTIAPVPSDALLGDRTNMLYSGTLIASGQAMGVVVATGIDTELGRISAMLEQVQAATTPLLRQIAGFGHWLALAIVVMSAATFAVGVLWHGHPADEMFMMAVALAASAIPEGLPAIMTITLALGMRRMAGRKAIVRHLPAVETLGSVTVICSDKTGTLTRNEMTVQRVITATHVFEVSRVGYAPDGGIHLGDAAVTGGERPDLVEIGRAAVLCNDARLRRQADGSWQVVGDPTEGALLAFAIKAGIDPEWEREIWPRTDAIPFESEHRLMATLHHDHVVGKGVLYVKGAPERILAMCDRQGGESDAPLHPEYWHRAASEAAAHGLRLLAIAARPAEESQHEVHFADLETGFTLLALVGIIDPPRAEAMAAVAACHSAGIRVKMITGDHVETARAIGEQLGIGRHKPALTGAEIEGMDDARLCEVVLDVDVYARASPEHKLRLVQALQAAGQVVAMTGDGVNDAPALKRADVGVAMGLKGTEAAKEAADVVLADDNFATIGSAVREGRGIYDNIRKFILFMLPTNGGEALVVIAAILFELALPLTPAQVLWINMVTSSTLGLALAFEHAERDVMRRPPRDARESLLSWFFAWRVLMVSVLIMAGSLGLFLWELDRGSSLETARTMAVSSVVGAEMYYLISSRYLYKTSLSLEGIFGNRYVLIAIAACAALQLAYTHAVPLQALFGSTDLSLDEWLRVAFAGALVFVVAEIEKTVIRGYKKLRRHVSGAGTGKVSHRPRKAEAQWKTPRSFLVATDFSADSGNAAGRAASLAAEHQGRLDLLHVVDLSSLKAVRELLRSHDEAEAKLVGAAQRQLEEARSDVAKTVPVPASARVAVGNVLEEILSAAEQANLLVLGARGLNPLRDLILGTTADRLLRMSIRPTLVVKRPAREGYRRVLVPVDFSPHSIAALKMAMLIAPKADVWLIHAFVAPFEGRLRLAGVPDEDLETYRVEARQQALIRLGNLMLDAGETQRRLFRVVEHGDAVRLILAKEEECEADLIVMGKHGLSIVEEMLLGSVTRHILADSKCDVLIVHEHAGVLDKTSRTGKPVA